A window from Streptomyces sp. NBC_00271 encodes these proteins:
- a CDS encoding L-fuconate dehydratase yields the protein MSSAVPASARIAALDVLDVRFPTSEHLDGSDAMNPEPDYSAAYVVLRTDSTDGLEGHALAFTTGRGNDVQAAAIAALAPHVVGLSVEEVCSDLGAFSRSLVHDPQLRWLGPEKGAIHMATGAVVNAAWDLAAKRAGKPVWRFLGEMSPEELVAQVDFRWLSDALTPEEALDILRRAEPGREQRIGDLLDRGYPAYTTTPGWLGYSDEKLARLAREAVADGFTQIKLKVGADLEDDVRRMRTARETVGADIRIAVDANQRWDIQPAIDWMRALAPYQPYWIEEPTSPDDILGHATVRQAVAPIKVATGEHIANRVVFKQLLQAGAVDIVQIDSARVGGVNENIAILLLAAKFGIPVCPHAGGVGLCEMVQHLSMFDYVAVSGTTEDRVIEYVDHLHEHFIDPVRIVDGHYLAPTLPGLSAQMHSESVKEYTYPDGPVWTARV from the coding sequence ATGTCCTCCGCCGTGCCCGCATCCGCCCGCATCGCCGCCCTGGACGTCCTCGACGTACGTTTCCCGACGTCCGAGCACCTGGACGGGTCGGACGCGATGAACCCCGAACCCGACTACTCCGCCGCCTATGTCGTCCTGCGCACCGACTCCACCGACGGACTGGAGGGCCACGCCCTCGCCTTCACCACCGGACGCGGCAACGACGTTCAGGCCGCCGCCATCGCGGCCCTCGCCCCGCACGTGGTCGGCCTGTCCGTCGAGGAGGTCTGCTCCGACCTCGGCGCCTTCTCCCGCTCCCTGGTCCACGATCCCCAACTGCGCTGGCTGGGTCCGGAGAAGGGCGCCATCCACATGGCGACCGGCGCGGTCGTCAACGCTGCCTGGGACCTGGCCGCCAAACGCGCGGGCAAGCCTGTGTGGCGGTTCCTCGGCGAGATGTCGCCGGAGGAGCTGGTCGCCCAGGTCGACTTCCGCTGGCTCAGCGACGCCCTCACCCCCGAGGAGGCGCTGGACATCCTGCGCCGCGCCGAACCCGGCCGCGAACAGCGCATCGGCGACCTGCTCGACCGGGGTTACCCCGCCTACACCACCACCCCCGGCTGGCTCGGCTACTCCGACGAGAAACTGGCCCGCCTGGCCCGCGAGGCGGTCGCCGACGGCTTCACCCAGATCAAGCTGAAGGTCGGCGCGGACCTGGAGGACGACGTACGCCGCATGCGCACCGCCCGCGAAACGGTCGGCGCGGACATCCGCATCGCCGTCGACGCGAACCAGAGATGGGACATCCAGCCCGCCATCGACTGGATGCGCGCCCTGGCCCCCTACCAGCCCTACTGGATCGAGGAACCGACCTCACCCGACGACATCCTCGGCCACGCCACCGTGCGCCAGGCCGTCGCCCCCATCAAGGTCGCCACCGGCGAGCACATCGCCAACCGGGTCGTCTTCAAGCAACTCCTCCAGGCCGGCGCGGTGGACATCGTGCAGATCGACTCCGCACGGGTCGGCGGAGTCAACGAGAACATCGCGATCCTGCTGCTCGCCGCCAAGTTCGGCATCCCCGTCTGCCCGCACGCCGGCGGCGTCGGCCTGTGCGAGATGGTCCAGCACCTGTCGATGTTCGACTACGTCGCCGTCTCCGGCACCACCGAGGACCGTGTCATCGAGTACGTCGATCACCTGCACGAGCACTTCATCGACCCGGTGCGCATTGTCGACGGCCACTACCTGGCCCCGACGCTGCCGGGGCTGAGCGCGCAGATGCACTCCGAATCCGTCAAGGAGTACACCTATCCCGACGGCCCCGTCTGGACCGCCCGTGTCTGA
- a CDS encoding sugar ABC transporter substrate-binding protein yields MRLRTALCSAVSTLSALALLSACDSGSSTSASAGDTPLVGVDYPRSDTDFWNSYIKYTPEYGKQLGLSLKTTNSQNDVAKLTANAQTFISQGVKGIAMAPQDTAAIAPTLAQLESKKIPVVTVDTRPDTGKVFMVVRADNRAYGEKACQYLGTKLGGKGKVVMLEGGLDSINGRDRTEAFNACMKKNYPGIKVFGEATNWDGAVAAQKLQTDLTANPGIKGIYMESSFALSGTLQVLKQKSLLVDPKDKKHVFVVSNDGIPEELKSIAAGKIDATVSQPADLYAKYALYYLKAAIDGKTFKPGKTDHDSTIIQVRDGVLEDQLSAPLVTVDGATYGGVPSVKSDDKALWGNNLG; encoded by the coding sequence ATGAGACTCAGAACCGCCCTCTGTTCCGCCGTCTCCACCCTGTCCGCACTGGCCTTGCTCAGTGCGTGCGACAGCGGTTCCAGCACGTCGGCGTCGGCGGGTGACACGCCGCTGGTCGGCGTCGACTACCCGCGCTCCGACACCGACTTCTGGAACTCCTACATCAAGTACACGCCGGAATACGGCAAGCAGCTCGGCCTCTCGCTCAAGACCACCAACTCGCAGAACGACGTCGCCAAACTCACCGCCAACGCGCAGACGTTCATCAGCCAGGGCGTCAAGGGCATCGCGATGGCTCCGCAGGACACCGCCGCCATCGCGCCCACCCTGGCGCAGTTGGAGTCGAAGAAGATCCCGGTCGTCACCGTGGACACCCGCCCCGACACCGGCAAGGTGTTCATGGTCGTGCGCGCCGACAACCGCGCCTATGGCGAGAAGGCCTGCCAGTACCTCGGCACCAAGCTCGGCGGCAAGGGCAAGGTCGTGATGCTGGAAGGCGGTCTCGACTCCATCAACGGCCGTGACCGCACGGAGGCGTTCAACGCCTGCATGAAGAAGAACTACCCCGGCATCAAGGTGTTCGGCGAGGCCACCAACTGGGACGGCGCGGTCGCCGCACAGAAGCTGCAGACCGACCTGACCGCCAACCCGGGCATCAAGGGCATCTACATGGAGTCCAGTTTCGCCCTGTCCGGCACGCTCCAAGTCCTCAAGCAGAAGAGCCTGTTGGTCGACCCGAAGGACAAGAAGCACGTCTTCGTCGTCTCCAACGACGGCATCCCCGAAGAGCTGAAGTCCATCGCCGCCGGGAAGATCGACGCCACGGTCTCCCAGCCCGCCGACCTCTACGCCAAGTACGCCCTGTACTACCTCAAGGCCGCGATCGACGGGAAGACCTTCAAGCCCGGCAAGACCGACCACGACAGCACCATCATCCAGGTCCGCGACGGCGTCCTCGAGGACCAGCTCTCCGCCCCGCTCGTCACCGTCGACGGCGCCACCTACGGCGGCGTGCCCAGCGTCAAGAGCGACGACAAGGCGCTGTGGGGCAACAACCTCGGCTGA
- a CDS encoding sugar ABC transporter ATP-binding protein, translating to MSDGERADTPAPAPADDGRVSSDPPVVEATGIVKRFGPTVALNGARITIRPGETHALVGRNGAGKSTLVSVLTGLQAPDEGAVTFGGEPAPRPADRDAWRRRVACVYQKSTIIPTLTVAENLFLHRHDHGRSRLISWQATRRRARELLATWSVDVDPNVPASELNVEQRQFVEIARALSFGARFIILDEPTAQLDGAAINRLFDRIRDLQRQGVTFLFISHHLQEVYEICDMVTVFRDARHIITAPVAELPRADLVAAMTGEAAADRQGERASTFTPGATAALSVRALRGDAYDEVSFQVGAGEIVGLAGAAGSGRTEVAETVVGLRAAAAGEVEITGRRPRPGSVPAALAAGAGFVPQDRHHQGFVPDMSIADNATLSVPKRLGSNGFLSHGRRDRLAEGMIEKLAIKTPGPDLPVSALSGGNQQKVVMARALADDPRLLVLINPTAGVDVRSKEFLLGKVEETAQTGTGVLIASDELDDLRMCDRVLVMFQGRVTSEIARGWHDHDLVAAMEGVALNA from the coding sequence ATGAGCGACGGGGAGCGAGCAGACACCCCCGCGCCCGCCCCGGCGGACGACGGACGGGTCTCCTCCGACCCGCCCGTCGTCGAGGCGACGGGCATAGTCAAACGATTCGGTCCGACGGTGGCCCTCAACGGCGCCCGGATCACCATCAGGCCCGGCGAGACCCACGCGCTCGTCGGCCGCAACGGAGCCGGCAAGTCGACCCTGGTGTCGGTCCTCACCGGCCTCCAGGCCCCCGACGAGGGGGCGGTCACCTTCGGCGGCGAGCCCGCCCCCCGCCCCGCCGACCGGGACGCCTGGCGGCGGCGCGTGGCCTGTGTCTACCAGAAGTCCACGATCATCCCCACGCTGACCGTCGCCGAGAACCTCTTCCTGCACCGGCACGACCACGGACGCAGTCGGCTCATCAGCTGGCAGGCCACCCGTCGCCGCGCCCGGGAACTGCTGGCGACCTGGTCGGTGGACGTCGACCCCAACGTCCCCGCGAGTGAACTGAACGTCGAACAGCGGCAGTTCGTCGAGATCGCCCGCGCGCTGTCCTTCGGCGCTCGGTTCATCATCCTTGACGAGCCGACGGCCCAGCTCGACGGAGCTGCCATCAACCGGCTCTTCGACCGTATCCGCGACCTGCAACGCCAGGGCGTGACGTTCCTGTTCATCAGTCACCATCTTCAGGAGGTCTACGAGATCTGCGACATGGTGACGGTCTTCCGCGACGCCCGGCACATCATCACGGCGCCGGTGGCGGAACTCCCTCGCGCCGATCTGGTCGCCGCGATGACCGGTGAGGCGGCGGCCGACCGGCAAGGTGAACGGGCGAGCACCTTCACTCCCGGCGCCACGGCCGCACTGAGCGTCCGTGCTCTGCGGGGCGATGCGTACGACGAGGTCAGCTTCCAGGTCGGGGCCGGCGAGATCGTCGGCCTCGCAGGCGCCGCCGGCAGCGGGCGCACCGAGGTCGCCGAGACCGTCGTAGGGCTGCGGGCGGCAGCGGCGGGCGAGGTGGAGATCACCGGGAGGCGGCCCCGGCCGGGCAGTGTGCCTGCGGCGCTCGCGGCCGGCGCCGGGTTCGTCCCGCAGGACCGGCACCACCAGGGCTTCGTTCCCGACATGTCGATCGCGGACAACGCCACACTGTCCGTGCCGAAGCGCCTCGGCTCGAACGGGTTCCTGAGCCACGGCCGCAGGGACCGGCTCGCCGAGGGCATGATCGAGAAACTGGCGATCAAGACTCCCGGGCCCGACCTGCCCGTCTCCGCCCTGTCCGGAGGCAACCAGCAGAAGGTCGTCATGGCCCGCGCCCTGGCCGACGACCCCCGACTGCTCGTGCTCATCAACCCGACCGCGGGCGTGGACGTGCGCTCCAAGGAGTTCCTCCTCGGCAAGGTCGAGGAGACCGCGCAGACCGGCACCGGAGTGCTCATCGCCTCCGACGAACTCGACGACCTGCGCATGTGTGACCGGGTCCTGGTGATGTTCCAGGGCCGTGTGACCTCAGAGATCGCCCGCGGCTGGCACGACCACGACCTCGTGGCCGCGATGGAAGGAGTGGCCCTCAATGCCTGA
- a CDS encoding ABC transporter permease: protein MPETVLADAPAPAEPGPQTKRIALLGGRIPLARLRDLALVPAIVVIAIVGQIVNPVFLQTDNLINVLQTMSEMALLVLAQAMILIVKKMDLSLESTMGLAPGVAAWLVVPTGAGHGLGLLPGAWSIPVTLAVGALVGVINSLLIIRFGLNGFIVTLGMLIVLRGVLTGISGGQTFFQLPESMLYLGTTEWFGMPASIWICLVLFAVAIVVLGWTSFGRSLYAIGGNVDAAKAAGIRTDRVLWIVIVAGSVLAALAGLLLSGRLASVASAQGNGYIFTVFAAAVIGGISLNGGKGTMFGAFCGILLLFMIQNVLTLGGVPAQWIGALNGLIILVALAISRITGGKVQE from the coding sequence ATGCCTGAAACCGTCCTCGCGGACGCCCCCGCCCCAGCGGAACCGGGACCGCAGACGAAGCGGATCGCGCTGCTCGGCGGCCGGATACCCCTGGCCCGGCTGCGCGACCTCGCGCTCGTCCCGGCGATCGTGGTCATCGCGATCGTCGGCCAGATCGTCAACCCGGTCTTCCTGCAGACCGACAACCTCATCAACGTCCTGCAGACGATGTCCGAGATGGCGCTGCTGGTCCTCGCCCAGGCGATGATTCTGATCGTCAAGAAGATGGACCTGTCCCTCGAGTCAACCATGGGCCTCGCGCCCGGTGTCGCGGCCTGGCTGGTGGTGCCGACCGGCGCGGGACACGGCCTCGGGCTGCTGCCCGGCGCCTGGTCGATTCCCGTCACGCTCGCCGTGGGCGCACTGGTCGGCGTGATCAACTCCCTGCTGATCATCCGCTTCGGCCTCAACGGCTTCATCGTCACCCTCGGCATGCTGATCGTGCTGCGCGGCGTCCTCACGGGCATCTCCGGCGGCCAGACCTTCTTCCAGCTGCCCGAGTCGATGCTCTACCTGGGCACCACCGAATGGTTCGGGATGCCGGCCTCCATCTGGATCTGCCTGGTGCTGTTCGCCGTCGCGATCGTCGTGCTCGGCTGGACCAGTTTCGGCCGCTCGCTGTACGCCATCGGCGGCAACGTCGACGCCGCGAAGGCGGCCGGCATCCGCACCGACCGGGTGCTGTGGATCGTCATCGTCGCCGGCAGCGTCCTCGCCGCACTCGCCGGTCTGCTGCTCTCCGGACGCCTGGCCTCCGTCGCCTCCGCGCAGGGCAACGGCTACATCTTCACCGTCTTCGCCGCCGCCGTCATCGGCGGGATCAGCCTCAACGGCGGCAAGGGCACCATGTTCGGGGCGTTCTGCGGCATCCTGCTGCTCTTCATGATCCAGAACGTGCTCACCCTGGGCGGTGTCCCCGCGCAGTGGATCGGCGCCCTCAACGGTCTGATCATCCTGGTCGCCCTCGCCATCTCGCGCATCACCGGCGGCAAGGTCCAGGAGTGA